The region TAATTTTTTCAATTCCATTACGGCAATGATCGACAGGGCAATCAAGGCCGTATTAAGCGTCAGGGGATTGAACGGCAGGGTAAACATACCGGGTTCAAACAGGGCGACAAAAAGAAGCAGTCCGCTTAAAGTTAGCACATTGAGCCAAAAGACCCAACCTCGCCGGGCAACAAGCAGTAGCACTCCGAAGGCAATTTCGGCAACACCCATCCAGGTAACAGCAATGCATGCCCATGCATAGACAGGAATAATGTGGCCGAGAAGTTCGGTTTCGCCGCTGCTGCAAAAGAGTATTTTAGGCACAGCTCCCTGATAGATC is a window of Candidatus Chlorobium masyuteum DNA encoding:
- a CDS encoding DoxX-like family protein, producing the protein MKRFLSNQTPALLICRAALSFSWIYQGAVPKILFCSSGETELLGHIIPVYAWACIAVTWMGVAEIAFGVLLLVARRGWVFWLNVLTLSGLLLFVALFEPGMFTLPFNPLTLNTALIALSIIAVMELKKLNSGV